DNA from Microvirga ossetica:
TTCGATGGGTCCTACTTGCGCCATAGGCGGGGCGATGAGCGTGCGCTCCACCATGGAGGGCGCGCCCTTGCCCTCGAGGGTCGATACCAGAGCCTCGCCGACGCCGAGTTCGGTGATGGCCTTTTCGGTGTCGAAGGCCGGGTTCTGCCGGAAGGTCTGCGCCGCCACGCGCACCGCCTTCTGCTCGCGCGGGGTATAGGCGCGAAGCGCATGCTGCACCCGGTTGCCGAGCTGCGCCAGCACGCTCTCGGGAATATCGACCGGGTTCTGCGTAATGAAATAGACGCCGACGCCTTTCGAGCGGATCAGGCGAACGACGCGCTCCACGGTTTCGACCAGGGCCTTCGGCGCATCGTTGAAGAGAAGATGCGCCTCGTCGAAGAAGAACACGATCTTGGGCTGATCGAGATCGCCGACCTCCGGCAGTTCCTCGAACAGCTCGGACATGAGCCAGAGCAGGAACGTGGCGTAGAGGCGCGGATTGCTCATCAGCCTGTCCGCCGCCAGGATATTCACCACGCCGCGTCCGTCGCGGTCCGTGCGCATCAAATCCTTGATGTCGAGCGCAGGCTCGCCGAGAAACTCGTCGCCCTGCTGGTTCTCCAGCACGAGGAGCTGACGCTGGATCGTGCCGATGGTGGCTTTCGAGACGTTGCCATATGTCGTCGTGAGCTGGCCGGCATTGTCGGAGATGAGCTGCAGCAGCGCGCGCAGATCCTTCAGGTCGAGCAGCAGCAGACCCTGCTCGTCGGCGATGCGGAAGGCGATGTTGAGCACGCCTTCCTGCGTGTCGTTGAGATCGAGCAGGCGCGAAAGCAGCAACGGTCCCATCTCCGAGATGGTTGCGCGCACCCGGTGCCCCTGCTCGCCGAAGAGGTCCCAGAACACGACGGGGAATTTATCCGGCACGTAGTCGATGCCGATCTCCTTCGCGCGCTTGACCAGCGGCTCCTTGCCGTTGCCGGGCGCCGCCATGCCGGAGAGATCACCCTTGATGTCGGCGGCGAAGACCGGAACGCCCGCGTTGGAGAAACCTTCGGCCAGCACCTGCAGCGACACGGTCTTGCCGGTGCCGGTCGCGCCGGTCACGAGGCCGTGGCGGTTGGCGAGCCGCAGCTCCAGATATTCCGGCTTGGTGCTCTTGCCGATGAAGATCTTCCCGTCTTGGAGCATCATGTCCTCCAGCTTCCACCAATGGATCTTAGAAGCGTTGCCGCGAGTTTCCACTCTCGGATTTCTTGATTTAATAGTTTAGCTGTGAACTATCAGCCCATTCCAGCCTCAGGAGAATCAGATGGAAGAGCTCATCGCCCGCGTGACGCAGAAGACCGGCCTTGAACAGGCAACCGCTCGGAAGGCCATCGGCATCATCCTGGGCTATCTCCAGAAGGAAGGGCCGCAGGCCGAAGTCAACCAGCTGATTGCGGCGCTGCCCGGCGCCCAGGAGGCGATCGAGGAATCGAAGGCCGGCGGCAACGGCGGCGGCCTCATGGGCACGATGGGCTCGATGGGCGGCGGCGTGATGGCGCTCGGCGGCCAGCTCATGGGCGTCGGCGTCTCCATGGGCCAGATGCAGCCCCTCGGCAAGGAACTCTTCGCCTATGGCCGCGAGAAGGCGGGCGAGGACGTGATGGGCCCCATCGTCGGCTCGATCCCGGGGCTTTCGCAGTTCGTTTGAGCACCAAAGCTCGTCATCCCGGGGCTGCGCAGCAGAACCCGGGATCGGTTTCAGAACGAAATTCAACGTTCTGCGAACGATCCCGGATCGGCTTCGCCGTCTGGGATGACGCTGTCTCCCGCCCCATCGTCCTTTAGGGCATTCCCACCGCCGGCCGGACCCGGTATCGTCCCGCAAAATTTCCGCTGCTGCCGGACGAGAACTTCCATGGACGACCTCAACCTAGCCTCCGACTTTCCCCAGGCGACCCGCGAGCAATGGCTCGAGCGCGTCGAGGGCGTGCTCAAGGGCGCGGACTTCCGGAAGAAGCTCGTCGCCCGCACGCATGACGGCATCGAGATCCAGCCGCTCTACCCGAAGGCGGAAGGATCTGCGCCAGTTGCGCGCGAGCAGGCCGGGCGCTGGCGCGTGTCGCAGCGGATCGATCATCCCGAGCCGGCGAAGGCGAACGAGCTCGCGCTTCTCGATCTCGAAGGCGGTGCCGATTGCCTCAATCTCATTCTCGCCGGTGCGCCCTCGGCACGCGGTTTCGGTGTTGGGGTCGACAATGTCGAGGACCTCGACCGGACGCTCTCCGGCGTGATGCTCGATCTCATTGCCCTCAAGATCGAAACCGCTCCTTTCATGGGGCGGCTCGTCGCTGAAAAAGTCTCCGCGCTCGTCAAGCGCCGCGGGCTGGACCCGGCCTCGCTCGCCATCGATTTCGGTCTCGATCCGCTGGGAGATATCGCCAGAACCGGGCAGATCGTTCTCCCCTGGACAGAGCTGTCGCAGCGTGTCGCGAACACGGTCTCGACCTTACAGGATCAGGGTTTCAAAGGGCCGATGCTGCGGATCGATGCACGTGCCTTTCACGAGGCCGGAGCCGGCGAAGCCCAGGAGCTCGCGGCGGCGCTTGCCGTCGGCGTGGCCTATCTTCGTACTCTGGAGGCTCATGGCCATTCGCTCGAGAGCGCTCGCGATCTGCTCTCCTTCCTGCTCGTGGCCGATGCGGGCGAGTTCCTGAGCGTGGCGAAGCTGCGCGCCATGCGCCGCCTCTGGGCGCGGATCGAGCAGGCCTGCGGCCTGGAGCCGAAGCCGATCCGCCTGCATGCGGAAACGGCCTGGCGCATGACCACCCGGCGCGATCCGTGGGTGAACATGCTGCGCACCACCGTCGCGGCCTTCTCCGCCGGCATCGGCGGCGCAGACGGGATCACAGTGCTGCCGTTCACGGCGGCGCTCGGCCTGCCCGATGCATTCGCCCGCCGCATCGCGCGCAACACGCAGCTGATCCTGCTCGACGAATCCAACCTCGCCCGCGTGGCCGATCCGGCGGCCGGTGCGGGCGGCTTCGAGGCGCTGACCGATGCGCTCTGCGAGAAAGCCTGGGCGCTGTTCCAGGAGATCGAGCGCGAGGGCGGGATTCTGGAGAGCCTGAAAGGCGACAAGCTCCAGGCCCGCATTGCCGCCGTGCGGGCGCAGCGCGAGAAGGCCGCCGCCACCCGCAAGGAGCCGATCACCGGCACGAGCGAGTTTCCGAATATCGGCGAGGCTGAGGTGAGCGTGCTGTTTGCAGCTCCGAACGAGCTCTCCTCCCCCTTGTGGGGAGGAGATGGAGGTGGGGGTGTGAGCGATAGCCTATCAGGCTCAGGCGCCAACACCCCCACCCCTACCCCTCCCCACAAGGGGGAGGGGAAGCTCACCATCGCTCCCCTGCCCTCCATCCGGACGGCAGAGCCTTTCGAGCGCCTGCGCGATCGCGCGGATGCCCATTTCGCAAAGACCGGCACCCGGCCAAGGATCTTCCTCGCCAATCTCGGCCCGATCGCGGCCTTCACGGCGCGCTCCACCTTCGCCAAGAATTTCTTCGAGGCCGGAGGAATAGAAGCTATCACGAACGATGGATTTTCGGACCAGGGCAAGCTTCGCCAAGCCTATCTCGACAGCAAAGCCAAGCTTTGCTGCATCTGTTCGACGGATGAGATTTACGAAAATCATGCAGTCGAGACTACCGAAACCCTGCGATCTTCGGGATCGACGCTCGTCTATCTGGCGGGGCGCCAGGGTAACCATGAAGATGCATGGAAAGGCGCCGGTATCACCACTTTCATTTTCGCCGGGTGCGACACCCTCAAGGTTCTGAGTCAGGCTCTCGACGAGGCCTGCGCTTAGGATTGACTTCCGCGCCGCCCGCCGATCTCGGCATCCGGAACGGCGTTGCGTGGCTCACCCAAAGCCGAAAGGCGGTCCAGGAACTCCGCCCGAAAACCTCACGTTGGTTCTGCCCGACATCAGAAGTTTTTGGAGCGTTCGATGCGAGTGATGCCCTGGCTGGGCGCGGCCTTCGCGGCATCCTGCCTTCTTCCGCCTCAGGCTCAGGCCCAGACGAACCGCTTCGACGGCAACTGGAGCGTGGAGGTGGTCACCGAGCAGGGAGCCTGCGACAGGGCCTATCGCTATGCCGTCATCGTCCAGAACGGCCGCGCCCGCTACGGCGGCCCGGAGAACTTCAACGTGAACGGTCAGGTCAGCCCGAACGGCTCCGTCTCGGCCAGCATCTCGCGCGGCCAGGACCGTGCCAACGTCTCCGGCCGGCTGTCCGGCGCGACGGGACGGGGCACCTGGTCGACCTCAGGCGGACGGGTTTGCTCGGGCTACTGGAGTGCGGAGAAGGGGGGTGATGAAACTGTGTCATTCCCGGCCGGAGCGTCAGCGGAGGGGAAGGGAACCCAATAGCACTGCGCTTGGTCGTAGATCCCCTTCCCGGCCTTCGGCCGCCGGGGATGACATTGGAGACCCTCCAACCATGCGCCGATAGCATCCCGCCGCCCGATGCCCTAAAATGAGGCCATCGACTTTGTCTTATCCGTCGAGGGCACCCGTTCCAAGGCCATGACCAGCATTCCCGACTTTTCGAGCATCGCCTTCGCCGATGCCCCTCCGGCATCTTCCCCGGCGCAGAAGGCCGAGCCCTGGCTGACGCCGGAGGGGATTGCCGTCAAGGGAGCCTATGAGGCAGAGGACCGTGCCGGGCTCGACTTCCTCGACACCTATCCGGGCATCGCGCCTTATCTGCGCGGTCCCTACCCCACCATGTACGTCAACCAGCCCTGGACCGTGCGCCAATATGCCGGGTTCTCCACGGCCGAGGATTCGAACGCCTTCTACCGCCGCAACCTCGCTGCCGGGCAGAAGGGTCTCTCGGTCGCCTTCGACCTCGCCACCCATCGCGGCTACGATTCCGACCATCCGCGCGTCTCGGGCGATGTGGGCATGGCGGGTGTAGCCATCGATTCCATCTACGACATGCGCACCCTGTTCGCCGGCATTCCGCTCGACCGGATGAGCGTGTCGATGACCATGAACGGCGCGGTGCTGCCGGTGCTCGCGCTCTACATCGTCGCGGCGGAGGAACAAGGCGTGCCGGCCCAAAAACTCTCCGGCACGATCCAGAACGACATTCTCAAAGAGTTCATGGTGCGCAACACCTATATCTACCCGCCGAAAGGGTCGATGCGCATCATCTCCGACATCTTCGCCTATACCTCGGCCAACATGCCGAAGTTCAACTCGATCTCGATCTCCGGCTATCACATGCAGGAGGCCGGTGCGACGCAGGATCTCGAGCTTGCCTATACGCTCGCCGACGGCGTCGAGTATATCCGCGCCGGCATCGCCGCGGGGCTGACCATCGATCAGTTCGCGCCGCGCCTGTCGTTCTTCTGGGCGGTGGG
Protein-coding regions in this window:
- a CDS encoding helicase HerA-like domain-containing protein; this encodes MLQDGKIFIGKSTKPEYLELRLANRHGLVTGATGTGKTVSLQVLAEGFSNAGVPVFAADIKGDLSGMAAPGNGKEPLVKRAKEIGIDYVPDKFPVVFWDLFGEQGHRVRATISEMGPLLLSRLLDLNDTQEGVLNIAFRIADEQGLLLLDLKDLRALLQLISDNAGQLTTTYGNVSKATIGTIQRQLLVLENQQGDEFLGEPALDIKDLMRTDRDGRGVVNILAADRLMSNPRLYATFLLWLMSELFEELPEVGDLDQPKIVFFFDEAHLLFNDAPKALVETVERVVRLIRSKGVGVYFITQNPVDIPESVLAQLGNRVQHALRAYTPREQKAVRVAAQTFRQNPAFDTEKAITELGVGEALVSTLEGKGAPSMVERTLIAPPMAQVGPIELSQRQQIVASSILKGKYDQPVDPESAYEMLAKRAQQAADEAKAAEGGGGILDMLGGLFGTTGQRKGSMTTTQRVTREVTRTIVNQTVGNLAAEIGKSIGGRQGSSIGRAIVRGTLGGLLRR
- a CDS encoding DUF2267 domain-containing protein; its protein translation is MEELIARVTQKTGLEQATARKAIGIILGYLQKEGPQAEVNQLIAALPGAQEAIEESKAGGNGGGLMGTMGSMGGGVMALGGQLMGVGVSMGQMQPLGKELFAYGREKAGEDVMGPIVGSIPGLSQFV
- a CDS encoding methylmalonyl-CoA mutase family protein — encoded protein: MDDLNLASDFPQATREQWLERVEGVLKGADFRKKLVARTHDGIEIQPLYPKAEGSAPVAREQAGRWRVSQRIDHPEPAKANELALLDLEGGADCLNLILAGAPSARGFGVGVDNVEDLDRTLSGVMLDLIALKIETAPFMGRLVAEKVSALVKRRGLDPASLAIDFGLDPLGDIARTGQIVLPWTELSQRVANTVSTLQDQGFKGPMLRIDARAFHEAGAGEAQELAAALAVGVAYLRTLEAHGHSLESARDLLSFLLVADAGEFLSVAKLRAMRRLWARIEQACGLEPKPIRLHAETAWRMTTRRDPWVNMLRTTVAAFSAGIGGADGITVLPFTAALGLPDAFARRIARNTQLILLDESNLARVADPAAGAGGFEALTDALCEKAWALFQEIEREGGILESLKGDKLQARIAAVRAQREKAAATRKEPITGTSEFPNIGEAEVSVLFAAPNELSSPLWGGDGGGGVSDSLSGSGANTPTPTPPHKGEGKLTIAPLPSIRTAEPFERLRDRADAHFAKTGTRPRIFLANLGPIAAFTARSTFAKNFFEAGGIEAITNDGFSDQGKLRQAYLDSKAKLCCICSTDEIYENHAVETTETLRSSGSTLVYLAGRQGNHEDAWKGAGITTFIFAGCDTLKVLSQALDEACA